GCGAGAGCTCCCGGACCTCGCGGGCCAGCGGTTCGAGTCGCTCGGCCAGCTCGTGGGTGCGCTCGGCGCGGCGCTCGTGGCGGAGCTCGTCGCGGCGCTGCTCGTACTGGGTTTCGAGGAGGTGGGCGGTTCCCTCGCCCGCGGTCTCGATCCGGTCGGCGAGGTCGGCGAGCTGGTCGTCGCTCGCGAGTCCCTCGTCGAGGGTCGCGTCGTCCTCGGCGACCTCGATCCGGTACTCCCAGTGGCCGGCGAGTTCGTCGAGATGCGCCGAAAGCGTTCCCGCCTCCTCGGTGAGCCACTCGCGCACGCGCTCGTCGCCGCCGGTCAGGATGGTGTCGAACCGGAAGGGGAGGGGCGTGCCGAAGCGCTCGCCCGCCGCGTCGATGGTCGCCTGGTGTTCGAGAAGCCACTTGCGCACCACGTCGGGATTGGCGGCGTCGTAGAGCGCCTCGCACTCGTGAACCACCGCACCGAGGCCCTCCTCGACCACGAGAAACACTGGCTCGTCGTCGACGCCCGTCCGGTCGAACGCCTCGTCCACACGGGTTTCGTCGACGCTCACGACACAGTAGAGATAGCGGCCGGTCGCGAACTCGCTCTCGGAATCACTCATCCCCGATCACGCCCCGCTCGGCCCGGTCGGAGTCGTTAGCCCGGTGGACGAGATCGGTGACAAGCCCGTCGAGCTCGCCCCGGAGATCGTCGACGGGTTCGGAGACCCCGGCTTCGGCTTCGAGTCGATCGATCTCCGCCTCGACCGACGCGAGCTGCGCGCCGAGGCGTTCGACCTCCTCGTCGGAGAGGTCGCCC
This Halococcus agarilyticus DNA region includes the following protein-coding sequences:
- the gvpL gene encoding gas vesicle protein GvpL, which produces MSDSESEFATGRYLYCVVSVDETRVDEAFDRTGVDDEPVFLVVEEGLGAVVHECEALYDAANPDVVRKWLLEHQATIDAAGERFGTPLPFRFDTILTGGDERVREWLTEEAGTLSAHLDELAGHWEYRIEVAEDDATLDEGLASDDQLADLADRIETAGEGTAHLLETQYEQRRDELRHERRAERTHELAERLEPLAREVRELSPERTTTLDDEDDTATGANGDREDDTAAGDDDRESATTQARVSVLAHESDTDAIGEELDAVAAEPGVEVRFTGPWPPYTFAPTFDE
- a CDS encoding gas vesicle protein K, coding for MTKIDLDGDDAADGLMTLVLAVIEILVDALEREAIRRMESGDLSDEEVERLGAQLASVEAEIDRLEAEAGVSEPVDDLRGELDGLVTDLVHRANDSDRAERGVIGDE